The Coriobacteriia bacterium genomic interval CCGGACCGGCTGTTCGACGTCGCGGTCGCCGCATACCTCCTCGAGTCGAACCGTTCATCCTACCAGCTCTCCGCTTTGGCGGCCGACTACCTCGGATCGCCGCTGCCCGAGCCGACTGACGAGCTACGCGCCTCGGTCATCCGAGCGGCTGCGACGGCGCGACTGGCGCCGGTCCTCGAAACCAAGCTGAAAGCGGATGACTCGCTTCGCGTTCTCCGCGAGATCGAGATGCCGCTCGTGCCCGTTCTCGCGCGTATGGAGCGGGTCGGCGTCGGGATTGATTGCGACGTTCTGGCAGGCCTCTCGGCGGCAGCCACCGGCAACATCGAGGAGCTACGTGCGGAGATATGGGAACTCGCGGGAGTGGAGTTCACAGTTGACTCGCCAAAGCAGCTCTCGGAGGTGCTCTTCGAGAAGCTCGGGTTGCCGCCACAGAAGCGCACAAAGACGGGCTTCTCGACCGATGCTTCGGTGCTCGCAGCGCTTGCACCCGCGCACCCCATTGCCGAGAAAATTGTTGCCTACCGAGAGCTGACCAAGCTCAAGAGCACCTACCTCGATGCGCTGCCGCGGATGCTCGGCGGGGACAAACGCCTCCACACGTCGTTCAACCAGACCGTCGCGGCGACCGGGCGACTTTCGAGCTCCAATCCCAACCTGCAGAACATTCCGGTTCGCACGGAGTATGGGCGCAGGATCCGTGCGGCCTTCGTGCCGGCCAGCCCCGGCGACGTGATGGTGTCGGCGGACTACAGCCAGATCGAGCTGCGGATTCTTGCGCATCTTTCGGGCGACCCCGGGCTGATCGAGGCGTTCACGAGCGGGATGGACTTCCATATGGCCACGGCGGCACGCGTCTTTGGCGTCGAGCCTGAAGCGGTGCAGCCCGGCATGCGCGCACGCGCCAAGGCGGTCAACTTCGGCATCGTCTACGGGCAGTCGGCCCACGGGCTTGCTGAGTCGCTCAAGATCTCGCGCGCCGAGGGCCAGGAGATGATCGACCGCTACTACGCCGCATATCCTCGCGTGCGCGCCTACCTCGACGAGACGGTCTCGGAGGCGCACAAGCTTGGCTTTGCGACCACGCTGTTTGGCCGCAAGCGCCGAATTCCCGAGCTGGCGTCGTCCAACTTCAACCTGCGCTCCTTCGGTGAGCGTACAGCCATGAACCACCCGATGCAGGGCACGGCCGCCGACATCATGAAGCTTGCGATGATCGAGGTCGACCGCCGCATGCGTGCCGAGCAGTTCCGCAGCCGCATGGTGCTGCAGGTTCACGACGAACTGGTCTTCGAGTCACCCGCCGATGAGGTTGAGCATCTCTCAGCGATGGCGAGCGAAGCTATGTCGGGTGTGGCGCAGCTGGCCGTGCCGCTCGACGTGAGCGTGGCGAGCGGGGAGAACTGGGCGAAAGCGAAATAGCTTGCGACCGGCTTCGCGGTCGCAAGTTTGCCGGTTGGAGCAGACCGGTTTCGCCGGCTGCTCAACCGGCCTCGGCGGTCTTACCGGCAGGGGAGTGGATACGCCCGGCGGCGTGGCGGGTGGCGAATGCACGCCTCGTGCTGTAGACTTTCGAACCGGCTGTCCAGACAAGTGTCTGGCACCATGTCCTGTTGGCCCCCGGAGACATGTCCGAGTACCTGTAGGCGACGACGGTCCTATACCCGAGACGATTAACCTGTAGGCGACACGCATGACCTCGGGGCCCCGAGAATGAAATGGGGTCCGCACCATGAGCGATCTGCAAGAGAGCGGCACGGTCATCGAACAGCGCGAATATACCGACGAGGAGATGCATGCTCTCATCGACGGTACGATGACCGACTTTGACGAGGGAGACCTCGTCAGCGGTACCGTCGTCAAGGTTGAGCGCGACGAGGTTCTGCTCGACATCGGCTACAAGTCTGAGGGTGTCATCCCGGCCCGCGAGTTGTCGATCCGCAAGGACGCCAACCCGGCCGACATCGTCTCCGTCGGCGATCCGATCGAGGCCTTGGTTCTCCAGAAGGAGGACAAGGACGGTCGTCTGATCCTGTCCAAGAAGCGCGCCGAGTACGAGCGTGCCTGGACCAAGATCGAAGAGAAGTTCAACTCCGGCGAGAACGTCGAAGGCGAAGTCATCGAGGTCGTCAAGGGTGGACTCATCCTCGACATCGGCCTGCGTGGCTTCCTGCCGGCCTCTCTCGTCGACCTCCGTCGCGTCAAGGACCTCGCTGCCTACACCGGCACGCGCCTTGAGGCACGCGTCATCGAGATGGACCGCAACCGCAACAACGTCGTCCTTTCGCGTCGCGTGGTTCTCGAAGAGGGTCGCAAGCACGAGCGCGCCGAGATTCTCGGCAAGCTGCAGAAGGGCATGATCCTTCCCGGCAACGTCTCCTCCATCGTCGACTTCGGCGCATTCGTCGATCTCGGCGGTATCGACGGCCTGGTGCACATCTCCGAGCTGTCCTGGAGCCACGTCAACCACCCGTCCGAGGTCGTCAAGGTCGGCGATCCGGTCAACGTTCAGGTGCTCGACGTCGACCTCGACCGCGAGCGCATCTCCCTGGGCCTCAAGCAGACCACCGAGGATCCGTGGAAGATGCTCGTCAAGGACTTCCCGGTCGGCTCGATCATCGAGGGCACGGTTACCAAGCTCGTCCCGTTCGGCGTCTTCGTCGAGCTGGGTGACGGCGTTGAGGGCCTCGTCCACATCTCCGAGATGGCCAAGGGCCACGTCGAGACTCCGGACCAGGTCACCTCTGTCGGTCAGAAGGTCATGGTCAAGGTCATGGACGTTGACCTCGAGCGCCGCCGCATCTCGCTTTCGATGCGTGCT includes:
- the rpsA gene encoding 30S ribosomal protein S1; the protein is MSDLQESGTVIEQREYTDEEMHALIDGTMTDFDEGDLVSGTVVKVERDEVLLDIGYKSEGVIPARELSIRKDANPADIVSVGDPIEALVLQKEDKDGRLILSKKRAEYERAWTKIEEKFNSGENVEGEVIEVVKGGLILDIGLRGFLPASLVDLRRVKDLAAYTGTRLEARVIEMDRNRNNVVLSRRVVLEEGRKHERAEILGKLQKGMILPGNVSSIVDFGAFVDLGGIDGLVHISELSWSHVNHPSEVVKVGDPVNVQVLDVDLDRERISLGLKQTTEDPWKMLVKDFPVGSIIEGTVTKLVPFGVFVELGDGVEGLVHISEMAKGHVETPDQVTSVGQKVMVKVMDVDLERRRISLSMRAAAETLGITIEIAGAPESDEEDAVEGAEEAADEAVAEAEVAEEAAIEAEVAAEVAEEAAEEAEAVAEEAVEAAAEAEVVEAGDAAAADETPAAAEEPAEETPAEEAADEAAAENRGE
- the polA gene encoding DNA polymerase I; its protein translation is MRTVAVVDGNSLIHRAFHALPPTMTAPDGRPTNAAFGFMSMLVKLVADLNPDGLVVAFDRGKPAFRTEALAQYKIHRPPMAQELRDQFPMVKELLGAINVPIVEVDGWEGDDILGTLAKRGHDAGIRVLLVTGDRDAFQLVTENVCVVTTKKGITDIVVYGPAEVLERYGVTAEQVPDYLGLKGDTSDNIPGVPGVGEKTAAKLLQQYGTLEEVLAHAEEIPGKLGENLRNHVGEALASRTVATISRDVPMDLDMTTVEFGAFDPHAVAVALAEYRFTSMLDRVLALRRTAAVGAGTAVPGDAAAATRAIAPQGRGESYPAALATTVALDPFDHSHAVVSGPDALDRVSEWAAGEEWLGVVVDDGAGESLFGEVREVAVATAAGDVAYTTERDADAALSSLWASGRLAAADAKALLEEACPPDEALACDGAALAVAPDRLFDVAVAAYLLESNRSSYQLSALAADYLGSPLPEPTDELRASVIRAAATARLAPVLETKLKADDSLRVLREIEMPLVPVLARMERVGVGIDCDVLAGLSAAATGNIEELRAEIWELAGVEFTVDSPKQLSEVLFEKLGLPPQKRTKTGFSTDASVLAALAPAHPIAEKIVAYRELTKLKSTYLDALPRMLGGDKRLHTSFNQTVAATGRLSSSNPNLQNIPVRTEYGRRIRAAFVPASPGDVMVSADYSQIELRILAHLSGDPGLIEAFTSGMDFHMATAARVFGVEPEAVQPGMRARAKAVNFGIVYGQSAHGLAESLKISRAEGQEMIDRYYAAYPRVRAYLDETVSEAHKLGFATTLFGRKRRIPELASSNFNLRSFGERTAMNHPMQGTAADIMKLAMIEVDRRMRAEQFRSRMVLQVHDELVFESPADEVEHLSAMASEAMSGVAQLAVPLDVSVASGENWAKAK